A single window of Ficedula albicollis isolate OC2 chromosome 8, FicAlb1.5, whole genome shotgun sequence DNA harbors:
- the AKNAD1 gene encoding protein AKNAD1 isoform X1 produces the protein MKAQMNNSFSDALGCSTDATEEEDYVVYNGDVGISCKYNNNSDDLNACSCTKAISGILNLACFEDKNIKAAANYETPLHPEEVSSHHRGTRGTTGVPIEMPGSEAPFKKELAVGSSSKPGSKELITTSRMSNVLLRHFSRGELLSTCHFIDCETMPEVSCTESIDDTGSKPEPSEHSKGPLGHEQGATSSEEHPLQKHKEIKVHDKNGNTLNENRPVSKKPIFSSCQCGHRQEYSQLINETGDAHTFQNMKDERTLFKRIVSPCELKYGQGQAHYCLPDFSEVASEVKVPKNPDNITVPSTERAKPFPILLSKSATVNNSLENKNYFNSAEVENQEERSISELLRQLQMLTQHADIQNHIDHLRFNPKILPQPDFANASIAISSGLTGTPPDVITYHAPVPVQPTHGLLKARLQPGTAASALPAARTVEAQCLNPDSLPQLTLGEKMSQILKDQTEQLTKKVEDFSKHMIQETIFLQEKCLALNQLKRYLDALERNYLKAREEHHNLQLQNYKDKPINLGEFDPERRVEGGIFRLGMLLEDIQEQIDGSKGSLSSLLTSYESVQSFYESSAVSSTADLPQRRGTETPFLHKNHEGERSQTTDSIPPTNQLSLEGKKCNLCLHLNTNIQEEKTGTSPVFIQRKPTDLSDTNLSSDSEDFSACYSDSQSKDLVSCDTLSHKSLNMRLCGERKGLRCRCPRGSRDQVKLRNYKESVQSCPLCRKSSSGSSSYSHKRISTQKAQKTEQPGEVVTRRHERKSFEAAKTCCSNKYDKIILSHQCIPSKKSAQRKSAINIRDRNANDSYANVLNSTLDHAIETANSLKKATERMVQAVSEDLAKVKRKEF, from the exons ATGAAAGCCCAAATGAATAATTCATTTTCAGATGCATTAGGCTGTAGCACAGATGCAACTGAAGAGGAAGATTACGTTGTTTATAATGGGGATGTAGGAATAAGCTGTAAATACAACAATAATTCAGATGATTTGAATGCCTGTAGTTGTACAAAAGCtatttctggtattttaaaCTTAGCCTGTTTTGAAgacaaaaacataaaagcagcaGCCAATTATGAAACTCCTCTACACCCTGAAGAAGTCTCCAGTCATCACAGAGGCACCAGAGGAACAACTGGAGTTCCAATTGAAATGCCTGGAAGTGAAGCTCCCTTTAAGAAGGAATTAGCTGTTGGTAGCTCCAGTAAACCAGGTAGCAAAGAACTCATAACTACCTCCAGGATGTCCAATGTCCTCCTGCGTCATTTTTCTAGGGGAGAATTACTAAGCACATGCCACTTCATTGACTGTGAGACAATGCCAGAGGTGTCCTGTACTGAAAGTATCGATGACACCGGGAGCAAACCTGAGCCTTCAGAACACAGCAAAGGCCCTTTAGGGCATGAACAAGGGGCCACGAGCTCTGAGGAGCATCCCTTACAAAAGCACAAGGAAATAAAGGTTCATGACAAAAATGGAAACacattaaatgaaaacagaccTGTTTCAAAGAAacctattttttcttcttgtcagtGTGGGCACAGACAAGAATATTCACAATTGATCAATGAGACTGGAGATGCACACACCTTTCAAAACATGAAAGATGAGAGAACCCTGTTCAAGAGAATAGTTTCACCTTGTGAGCTAAAATATGGCCAAGGGCAAGCTCACTATTGCCTTCCTGACTTCTCTGAAGTTGCCTCAGAAGTTAAAGTACCAAAAAACCCTGACAATATTACAGTTCCTTCAACTGAGAGAGCAAAACCCTTTCCCATTTTGCTAAGTAAATCAGCAACGGTGAACAACAGTTTGGAAAATAAGAATTACTTCAATTCTGCTGAAGTAGAGAATCAAGAAGAAAGGAGTATTTCAGAACTGTTGCGACAACTACAG ATGCTGACACAGCATGCTGACATCCAGAATCATATTGACCATCTGAGATTTAATCCTAAG ATACTTCCCCAGCCAGACTTCGCAAATGCCAGCATTGCCATTTCCTCAGGACTCACTGGGACACCACCTGATGTCATCACATACCATGCTCCTGTCCCTGTACAACCTACACATGGTTTGCTTAAAGCAA GACTGCAGCCTGGAACAGCAGCATCAGCACTACCAGCAGCTAGGACAGTAGAAGCACAGTGTCTAAATCCTGATTCACTGCCACAACTAACACTAGGAGAAAAGATGTCTCAAATACTAAAGGATCAGACAGAGCAACTGACTAAGAAA GTGGAAGACTTCTCTAAGCATATGATCCAGGAAACAAtctttttacaagaaaaatgtctg GCATTAAATCAACTGAAAAGATACCTTGATGCcttggaaagaaattatttaaaagctaGAGAAGAGCACCACAACTTACAGCTGCAGAACTACAAGGACAAGCCTATCAACCTTGGAGAGTTTGATCCTGAGAG AAGGGTGGAAGGAGGAATATTCAGACTTGGCATGCTGCTTGAAGACATTCAAGAACAAATTGATGGCAGCAAAGGCAGCCTGTCATCGTTACTGACTTCCTATGAATCTGTCCAGTCTTTCTATGAG AGCTCAGCAGTTTCAAGCACTGCTGATCTTCCACAAAGAAGAGGTACTGAAACTCCATTTCTTCACAAGAATCATGAAGGAGAAAGAAGTCAGACAACTGATTCAATCCCACCAACAAATCAACTTTCTTTAGAAGGCAAAAAGTGCAATCTTTGTCTTCACTT aaatacaaacatccaggaagaaaaaacGGGAACATCTCCAGTCTTCATACAGAGAAAACCAACTGATTTATCAGATACCAACCTGA gcaGTGATTCAGAAGACTTCTCAGCCTGTTATAGTGATTCACAAAGCAAGGACCTTGTCAGCTGTGACACTCTCAGTCACAAATCATTAAATATGAGATTatgtggagagagaaaag GACTTAGATGCAGATGCCCCAGGGGAAGCAGAGATCAAGTAAAACTCAGGAATTACAAAGAATCTGTTCAGTCTTGTCCCCTatgcagaaaaagcagctctggtTCATCCT CTTATTCACACAAGAGAATCTCCACTCAAAAGGCTCAAAAAACTGAACAGCCAGGTGAAGTTGTAACCAGACGTCATGAAAG GAAATCCTTTGAGGCTGCCAAAACCTGCTGTTCAAACAAATATGATAAAATAATCCTTTCACATCAATGCATACCCAGCAAGAAATCTGCCCAAAGAAAATCTGCAATCAACATCAGAGACAGAAATGCCAATGATTCCTATGCAAAC GTTTTAAATTCTACTCTGGATCATGCCATAGAGACAGCAAACAGTTTGAAGAAAGCTACAGAGAGAATGGTACAAGCAGTTTCAGAAGATCTAGCtaaagttaaaagaaaagagttttaa
- the AKNAD1 gene encoding protein AKNAD1 isoform X2, with protein MKAQMNNSFSDALGCSTDATEEEDYVVYNGDVGISCKYNNNSDDLNACSCTKAISGILNLACFEDKNIKAAANYETPLHPEEVSSHHRGTRGTTGVPIEMPGSEAPFKKELAVGSSSKPGSKELITTSRMSNVLLRHFSRGELLSTCHFIDCETMPEVSCTESIDDTGSKPEPSEHSKGPLGHEQGATSSEEHPLQKHKEIKVHDKNGNTLNENRPVSKKPIFSSCQCGHRQEYSQLINETGDAHTFQNMKDERTLFKRIVSPCELKYGQGQAHYCLPDFSEVASEVKVPKNPDNITVPSTERAKPFPILLSKSATVNNSLENKNYFNSAEVENQEERSISELLRQLQILPQPDFANASIAISSGLTGTPPDVITYHAPVPVQPTHGLLKARLQPGTAASALPAARTVEAQCLNPDSLPQLTLGEKMSQILKDQTEQLTKKVEDFSKHMIQETIFLQEKCLALNQLKRYLDALERNYLKAREEHHNLQLQNYKDKPINLGEFDPERRVEGGIFRLGMLLEDIQEQIDGSKGSLSSLLTSYESVQSFYESSAVSSTADLPQRRGTETPFLHKNHEGERSQTTDSIPPTNQLSLEGKKCNLCLHLNTNIQEEKTGTSPVFIQRKPTDLSDTNLSSDSEDFSACYSDSQSKDLVSCDTLSHKSLNMRLCGERKGLRCRCPRGSRDQVKLRNYKESVQSCPLCRKSSSGSSSYSHKRISTQKAQKTEQPGEVVTRRHERKSFEAAKTCCSNKYDKIILSHQCIPSKKSAQRKSAINIRDRNANDSYANVLNSTLDHAIETANSLKKATERMVQAVSEDLAKVKRKEF; from the exons ATGAAAGCCCAAATGAATAATTCATTTTCAGATGCATTAGGCTGTAGCACAGATGCAACTGAAGAGGAAGATTACGTTGTTTATAATGGGGATGTAGGAATAAGCTGTAAATACAACAATAATTCAGATGATTTGAATGCCTGTAGTTGTACAAAAGCtatttctggtattttaaaCTTAGCCTGTTTTGAAgacaaaaacataaaagcagcaGCCAATTATGAAACTCCTCTACACCCTGAAGAAGTCTCCAGTCATCACAGAGGCACCAGAGGAACAACTGGAGTTCCAATTGAAATGCCTGGAAGTGAAGCTCCCTTTAAGAAGGAATTAGCTGTTGGTAGCTCCAGTAAACCAGGTAGCAAAGAACTCATAACTACCTCCAGGATGTCCAATGTCCTCCTGCGTCATTTTTCTAGGGGAGAATTACTAAGCACATGCCACTTCATTGACTGTGAGACAATGCCAGAGGTGTCCTGTACTGAAAGTATCGATGACACCGGGAGCAAACCTGAGCCTTCAGAACACAGCAAAGGCCCTTTAGGGCATGAACAAGGGGCCACGAGCTCTGAGGAGCATCCCTTACAAAAGCACAAGGAAATAAAGGTTCATGACAAAAATGGAAACacattaaatgaaaacagaccTGTTTCAAAGAAacctattttttcttcttgtcagtGTGGGCACAGACAAGAATATTCACAATTGATCAATGAGACTGGAGATGCACACACCTTTCAAAACATGAAAGATGAGAGAACCCTGTTCAAGAGAATAGTTTCACCTTGTGAGCTAAAATATGGCCAAGGGCAAGCTCACTATTGCCTTCCTGACTTCTCTGAAGTTGCCTCAGAAGTTAAAGTACCAAAAAACCCTGACAATATTACAGTTCCTTCAACTGAGAGAGCAAAACCCTTTCCCATTTTGCTAAGTAAATCAGCAACGGTGAACAACAGTTTGGAAAATAAGAATTACTTCAATTCTGCTGAAGTAGAGAATCAAGAAGAAAGGAGTATTTCAGAACTGTTGCGACAACTACAG ATACTTCCCCAGCCAGACTTCGCAAATGCCAGCATTGCCATTTCCTCAGGACTCACTGGGACACCACCTGATGTCATCACATACCATGCTCCTGTCCCTGTACAACCTACACATGGTTTGCTTAAAGCAA GACTGCAGCCTGGAACAGCAGCATCAGCACTACCAGCAGCTAGGACAGTAGAAGCACAGTGTCTAAATCCTGATTCACTGCCACAACTAACACTAGGAGAAAAGATGTCTCAAATACTAAAGGATCAGACAGAGCAACTGACTAAGAAA GTGGAAGACTTCTCTAAGCATATGATCCAGGAAACAAtctttttacaagaaaaatgtctg GCATTAAATCAACTGAAAAGATACCTTGATGCcttggaaagaaattatttaaaagctaGAGAAGAGCACCACAACTTACAGCTGCAGAACTACAAGGACAAGCCTATCAACCTTGGAGAGTTTGATCCTGAGAG AAGGGTGGAAGGAGGAATATTCAGACTTGGCATGCTGCTTGAAGACATTCAAGAACAAATTGATGGCAGCAAAGGCAGCCTGTCATCGTTACTGACTTCCTATGAATCTGTCCAGTCTTTCTATGAG AGCTCAGCAGTTTCAAGCACTGCTGATCTTCCACAAAGAAGAGGTACTGAAACTCCATTTCTTCACAAGAATCATGAAGGAGAAAGAAGTCAGACAACTGATTCAATCCCACCAACAAATCAACTTTCTTTAGAAGGCAAAAAGTGCAATCTTTGTCTTCACTT aaatacaaacatccaggaagaaaaaacGGGAACATCTCCAGTCTTCATACAGAGAAAACCAACTGATTTATCAGATACCAACCTGA gcaGTGATTCAGAAGACTTCTCAGCCTGTTATAGTGATTCACAAAGCAAGGACCTTGTCAGCTGTGACACTCTCAGTCACAAATCATTAAATATGAGATTatgtggagagagaaaag GACTTAGATGCAGATGCCCCAGGGGAAGCAGAGATCAAGTAAAACTCAGGAATTACAAAGAATCTGTTCAGTCTTGTCCCCTatgcagaaaaagcagctctggtTCATCCT CTTATTCACACAAGAGAATCTCCACTCAAAAGGCTCAAAAAACTGAACAGCCAGGTGAAGTTGTAACCAGACGTCATGAAAG GAAATCCTTTGAGGCTGCCAAAACCTGCTGTTCAAACAAATATGATAAAATAATCCTTTCACATCAATGCATACCCAGCAAGAAATCTGCCCAAAGAAAATCTGCAATCAACATCAGAGACAGAAATGCCAATGATTCCTATGCAAAC GTTTTAAATTCTACTCTGGATCATGCCATAGAGACAGCAAACAGTTTGAAGAAAGCTACAGAGAGAATGGTACAAGCAGTTTCAGAAGATCTAGCtaaagttaaaagaaaagagttttaa